In Spirochaetaceae bacterium, the genomic stretch AGAGCCGCCCAAGACGGCGCCGTTGCCAAACTTCGGCGAGAGGCGCATCAACTGACGAACGCTCTGTCCGCGACCGATCAGAGCGTGGCTCGTGCGGCAGTGGCGTGGCCCTTCGACGAGTGTGCGGCGACCGCCTACATGGGCGAACGGTACGCGGACGAGTTGCGCAGCGCCGCAGGCTCGATCGGGCTCAACGTGTCGGTACGCGACGAGGCGTTGGTGTGCTCACCGTCCATTCTCCGTGTCTTGCCCGCTGACACGGCACTGAAAATCGACGGCAAGAAACGCACGGCTATCCGGCCATCGAAGCTGGCAGCGGACCTGCGTGCGATTCAGCACCGGATGCGCCCAAAGAGCGACGCCCAGCAACAGCGCTTCCTGGAAGCACTCTACAAGGCGTTCAGGATCATAAGAGGAAAACCCTCCGATCCGTTGTTTGACGCGACGCGAGTGGTGCCGCTGTCCGAGGTGTACGCCGTTTTCACGTCGCTGCCGGGGACCAGCACGCAGTACACGAAGACCGATTTCGCGCGCGACATCTACCTGCTCGATTCCTCATCGGTAGCGGACACCAGGTCCGGGGCGCGAGTGAGCTTTACCGGCTCCGTGCGACGTAGTACCGGGATCCTTTCCTTTGTGGACCGTAACGGCAACGTGATCCGTTACTTCGGCGTACAGTTCTCGGAGTAGGTCAATGCACGTCACCGACTGGCTGGAGCAGATCGAGCGTGACTACCTCGCTACCTTCGTCGCGAGCGGCGGGGCGGCAGTTAAGTTCGTTGTCGGTGACGGGATGCAGCGGTCCGCGGCACGCCACGGCTTGACCAAGCTCGCCAAGGATCGCGGCTATCTCGTGTTGAGCGCGGATGCCGCGGCACATCGATTTCACATGCCGCAGGATCTGTTCTTTGCCCTTGCAGCACAAGTAGACTGGCGGCTGGCGGCGCGCCGCTACCTTATCAACCTGTTGGCACGCGAGGGCTACCAGACTGGTGACGTTACGCCGGCCGACGAGCACGCACTGCAGGCCGTGGCTGAACTCAACAAGATCGGCAAGGAGTTCCTCCTCACGGCGTTGAATCCACGTCTGCAACGAGACGTGTTCTATGACGCCAACATGGCCAAGGATTTCCGCGTTGCGATGTCTCACCTGTGCTTGATGGAGCGCTCCGCCGAACAGCCTCATCCCGGACAACCAATCATCGACTGGCTGACCGGCGTCAACACGCGCATCTCGAACGTGAAGCCATTCTCGATTTACAATCCGATCAACCGTACGACGGCTCGGCATCTGCTACGCTCGGCGTTCTATTGGTTCTCCAAAGCAGGCTACCCGGGGACCGTCGTGATTCTCGACAGCACTCGGGTTACCGGGCGGACAAGGCCATCCGACGGCTCCCGGTACTACACCAGAGCCATGACAATGGACTTCTACGAGATAATGCGGGAGTTCATCGATAGCGTTGACTTGCTCGTTGCAACCATGATCGTGTCCTGCTCCGAAGCCGCGTTTCTGGACCAGGAGGCTGACCGACAGTCTCGCGGCGTCGGGATTTATCCTGCGTTGCAGACCAGGATCATCGATGACGTTCGCGACAAGAGAATCGAGAATCCGGCGGCCGCCCTGTGCCGCCTGATGGGCTGATCCGGTGATGGAGCAGAGCGTGCAGCAACTTCCCGACCAGCTCGACTGCCGCCGCGCGATAGAAGCGCTTCGCAACGGCGTGCCGAACCGCGTGGCAGTGCGGATTCTCGGCAGTACGCAGCCGCAGGCCGAGCGGCAGTTTCAGGAACGCCTCACTGGCAACGGTGGCGAGGACGCCGGCGGCCTGCTGATATCGGGCGATTTCGGCGCCGGCAAGTCGCACCTGCTGGAGCACTTCGAGAACATCGCACTGGAACGAGGTTTCGTGTGCAGCCGCATCGCGGTGAGCAAGGAGACCCCGTTCTACGACCTGGGAAAGATGTTTCGGGCGGCCGCCGACACCGGCGTGCTTCCCGACGGCAGAGTCGGTGCCATGGTGGATGAAATCGGCAACCGGCTGGCCGGTCCGAGGGATCCCCGCTACGCGACGTTCTTCCGTTGGGCTGACGGCGCTTCCAGCGACTTGCACCGTATTTTCCCGGCGACCCTCATGGTGCACGAACGCCTGCCGGATCAGGAGATGTTGAACGCCATCAGATGGTTCTGGTCGGGAGACAAGATCGCGGTAGGCGACGTAAAGCGGGGGCTGCGCCAAATCGGGCAGCAGGGGACCTACCAGTTCCGTGCCCCGAAACTCCGCGACCTGCCTCCGCAGCGACTGCGCTTCGTCCTGGAAATGATCAAGACGTCCGGCTATCGGGGCTGGGTGGTACTCATCGACGAGTTGGAGCTGATCGGCAGCTACAGCCTGTTGCAGCGGGCGCGATCGTATGCGGAACTCGCCCGATGGATGGGCGTAGCGGATGATGCCCGCTATCCTGGGCCGGTGGTTGTGGCGGCAATCACGGAGGACTTCGTCGAGGCGATCCTTGAAGAGAAGGGCGACCGCGTCAAGGTTCCGGCAAGGTTGCGGGAGCGCGGCGAGGCACGAATGGCGCGGCAGGCAGAGCTTGGCATGCAGTGGCTGTCTTCCCGTCGTACCCGCCTGAGCGAAGTGACCGACGACGGCGTCGATGCCGCGGTAGACCACATCAGGCGCATCTACAGCCGCGCATACGACTGGGCTGCTCCCTCGGTCAGCGCTGCCGGCGGCGGTGCCGGCTACCAGAAGCGAATGCGCTACAAGGTGCGTGGCGCCATTACGACATGGGACTTGCAGAGGTTGTGCGACGCCGATCCCGATATGGAGACCGAGGAATACCAGCCGACGTACCATGAAGATCACGACCTTGAGGTCGAATCCCACGAAGATACTCCATCCTGATCTTCTGATCCTTTGATCCTTCTGATCCTTCTCATGCCAACAGGAAACCCATGAATCCGGATACACCTGATCGCCGGGCCGCCGAGAGCCTCGGTACCCGAGGCGGGCCTTGCCTGACGGTGCCGTTCGGCGCGGAGGTGGACGATGCGGCGGTCAAGGTGGCGCTGCACGCCGCGTTTCGGGAACAGCGCGCGTTCGCGTTTGCACCGCGGGCCGCGTGGCAGGGCGCCGATGCCGGCGAGCGGCAACGGCTGGCGGCCGCGGTTCGCGCCGACGCGGTGGCTTCCGCCGCGCCGGACAGTCCGGCGGCGCGCGAACGGTTGCAGCGCGACGCGCGTCTCATGCAGCGGCTCGCCGGTGCCGTGCGCCTTACCCACGAGCTGCTCACGGCGCACGCGGATGTCGGCAGCCCCGCCGGGGCGCCGCGGCGCGTGGTGCTGATCCGCGAGTTGCCGGGCGCGGCCTTCGTCTTCGAACTGGGGGCGACCGCGGTGCTGGCGCGGGTCGGGCAGGGGCCGGTCGGGGCGCGGGTGCCGACCATTTATCTCGGATTGCGGCTGTTCGACCTGGCGGCGGCGGAGCAGGACGCCTCCGGCGCCGCGCGGGAGGCGCTGGGGCTGATCCTGCGCCTTGAAGAGCGCGCCATCGAGACCGGCTACTCGCACGTCGAGACGGTCGACGACCGCCATCGCGCCACCCTGGAGAGGTTGTACCGCGCGCTACGCGAGCCGGCGCTTGGCTTTGTAGCGCCCGAGCAGGAGCTGCCGGTGCCGCGCCGCCCGGTGCGGGTCACCGCCGCCCGCCGGCAGGCGTTCCTGCGCCAGTTGAACGCGCGCCGCGCCGAGTCGCCGCTCGACTTCGACGCTGCGATCTGCACCGCGGCGATGCGCAGCCTGGAACGGCTCGCGCAGCGCGCCAAGCGGCATGGCGACGCCGGCACCCGCCGCGAGGTGGTGCGCCTGCTGGTCGCCGCCGCCGGCCACGACCTGCACGAGGTGCGCAACCACGCCAACCTGCTCCTGGAGCGCATGCTCGCCCCCAAGGAGTTCGACGCCCCGCTGGCGCGTACCTTCGCCAACGTCACCCGCGGCGCCACGCACCGGTTCTCGCTCGACCTGCCGCCGCGGCGCGGGCGCTACCTGGTGCGGGTCTACCGCGGCGCGCCCCACCACCGCTACCCCGGCGAGGCCGACATCCGTTACGACGAGGTGGAGCTGCGGCCCCGCGGGCCGGGGCAGCCGCTGACCGCGCGGTACTCGTTCGGCGAACTGGGCCACTACGACTACTGCGTGGTGCGGGTGCACGCCAGCGGACGCCGGGAGTGGCTCAAGGACGCCGCCTGCAGCGGGCGCATCAACGTCATTCCCGACCTGCGTGGCGAGCTGGCGTTGCAGATCTTCCCCGACATCCACGGCCACACGCGCACCTGGTGGGGAGACGGCGAGCATCCCGGACTGGTCTACAACGAGCATGGCGAGGTGATCCGGCTCGGCACCTTCGCCGACGTCGCCGCCCATCTCCCGCACATCCGGCGCCGCCACGGATTCAGCATCGTCTACCTGCTCGGCGTGCAGAAGCGCGGCAGCAACCGCGAGGACTGGTCGCCGCACGCCACCTCCGCCTCACCGTTCGCCCCGGAGAGCCTGGTCGAGATGGAACCTCGCCTGGGCGGCAACGACGGCCTGCGCGAGTTGGTCGAGGCAGCGCATGAACTCGGCATGAAGGTGGTGGTGGACGTGATCCCGCACCTCAACCGCCGCGTGCACGACGTCCCGGAGTCGTTCTCCGTGCGCTGCTTCGACGATGCCGGCAACCTGGTGCCGCGCGCATCGACCGACGGACGTTACGGGAGCTGGAACGACGGAGTGCTGCTCAACTACCGCCGCCTTGCGGTGTGGGAGTGGCTCGCCGGCGCGGTGCGAACCCTGGTGGAGCGGTTCGACGTCGACGGCGTGCGCTGCGACATCGCCCACGCGCTGCCGGTGGTGATGAAACGCAACAACGCCTCCACCCTGCCCTCCGGCCCGCGTTCCGACGAGGATCAGGTGGAGGGCACCATCGTGGTCAACGAGCGGGAGGACGACCACCTCATCACCACCGGATTTTTCGATTCGGCGTGCCGCGACCTGGTCGCCAGTCCGCTGCACTACCTGCTGATGCGCGAGCTCGAGCAGGCGACACGCGGATGCGGCAAGGACTTCAGCCTGTTCCTCGCCGAGTCCTACTGGGGCCGCGAGCAGTACCTGAGCCGGGTCGGGGTGGTACCCTACAACTCCGCGCTGTTCAAGATCTGTGAGCGGGTTGCGCAGGGCACCTCCCCGGTGAGCGAGATCTACCACCTGTACGACGATCACTACCGGCACGCGCTGCCGCCCGGCACCGAGCTGATGGGCATGTTCGGCAATCACGACGAACGGCGTCCGGTGAACACGTTCGGGCGCGACAACCTGCGCCCGGTGCTGACGCTGACCTCGTTTCTGACCAACCTGCTGCTGGACTACGAGGGCAACGCCGAGGGCGAGGCATGGAAGGTGTTCGCCGACAACGTGTACGTGGACTGGAACCGCTTCGACAGCGCGGCGGATCGCAGCGTGGAGCGGGTGTTCAGCGAGGCGTACGCGTTCCACCGCCGCAACCCGGGGCGCGGCACGCTGGTGCCGACCGACCACGAGCAGGTAGTGGCGGTTATCAAGCCGGCGCCGCGCGGCCTGTGGCTGGCGGTGTGCAGCTTCTCGGCCGACAGCGCGATGGTGAGCGTCGATCTGAGCGCGGCGGAGATGATCGACGATGCGGCGCGCTACGTGGTGGTCGACCCTACCTACTCGCCGGTCACCCGCGGGTACGCGCACTATACCGGGCGTGAATTGCGCGTGACCCCGCTCACCACCTCGGTGAGCTACCGGCAGCGGGTAAAGCTGTTGCGCATCGACCTGGATGCCGCGGACGCGGACGCCGGATCCCGAACGGAGGGCGGCTCCGCGAAGGACCTGCTGCGCGACTCCTTCGATCGGCTGCTGGTGGCGCGCTCGCGCGAGCAGGTCACCGCCTCCTACGCGTACCGGGCGCTGGCGGAAGCCGCGGCGGATCGCGAGCGGCTGGCGCGATTTCTCGACCAGACGCTGCTGCCACTGTACGACCCGTCCTCCGACGAGGCGGTCGCCCTCGGGTTGAAGCGCGCCCTGTACCACGCCCACCGCGACCGGCAAGCGCGCTCGGGCGCCGGCCCCGATGCCGGGCTCAGCTACCTGCACGCCGGTGCGCCGCCGCGGGCCGGCAAGGTACTGGTACGCGCCCTCGCGCTGCTGCGCAGCCGGCCGCTGGTATTCGTCTCGGCGGAGGCGGAGCCGTTCTCCAAGAGCGGCGGCCTGGCCAACGTCACCTTCGAACTGCCGCGCGAACTGGCCCGCCTCGGCGAGTCGATGTACGTGATCACGCCGCTGTACCGCACCGGCGAGCGGCGCGCGGTGGGCAAGATGCGGGACGCGGTGGCCCGCTTCGGCGTGTCCTACACCGGGGTCAACGTGCACTTCCGGCTCGGCAACGAGGACTTCGAGGTGGGCGTCCACCGGGGCGAGGTGGAGGGGGTGACCTACTTCCTGCTCGACCATCACGAACTGTTCGACGGCCTGTACTGGGGCTACCGCTCCAATGAGCGCATCCGCCGCCGGCTGGCCCTGGGACGGGCAGCCGCCGAGGTAATGATGCGCTTCCGGCTGCATCCGCAGGTGGTAGCCACCAACGATGCCGCGGCCAGCCTGGTGAGCGGCATCGTGCGCGGCGATCCCTACTACGCCGGCAGCGCCGCATTCGCCGACACCGGTTTCGTGCACATCATCCACAACGGCGGCTGGCAATACTTCGACTGCTACGACCGCTACGAGGAGGGCGCCGACCTGTTCGGTCTGTTCAACCTTCCGTTCGAGCTCGCTCCGCGATTTACCGATCCACGCAACCCGGCACAGTTCAATCTCATGGCCGCCGGCATACGGTTCGCGGACCGGGTGTTCACGGTGAGCCCCACCTACGCACGACAGATCGAGCGTGACTGCGACGGCCTGGAGGGGCTCCTGCACGACGTAGTCGGAATCAACAACGGTATCGGCAAGGACTTTCGGCGCGGGGTAGGGCAGCGCCTGGCCCGATCCGGGCTGGAGCGGCGCCACGCTGCGAGCCTCAAGGAACGCATCGACGCCGACCGCGCGCTGCGCGACAAGCTGGGGCGGCGGTTTCCGGAACTGCTGGGCCGGGAAGGCGAGCCGGTACGCTTTCGCAGTCAGGCGCGGCGCGACGAAGTGTTCCGCATGCGCACCAAGCTGCTCGCCCAGATCGAGTACGGCCTGACCGTTGATCCGGACCGCGTGCTGTACGTGATGATCCATCGCGTCAGCGACCAGAAGGGGTTCCAGATCCTGCTCGATGCCTCGCAGGGGATCTTCCGTGACCTGGGCGTGCAGGCGATCCTCGGCGGCCCGATCGCCCCGAACGACCACCGCGCCGAGCAGCTCGCGGCGGGCATGCGCGCGCTCATGGAGTATTACCCCGGCTCGGTGGCCGCCCGCATCGGCTACCAGGAGATCAGCCTGCCGCTCCTGGCCGCGGACGCGTTCCTGATGCCGTCGGAATTCGAGCCCGGCGGCATCTCGCAACTCGAAGCGATGAGTTGCGGGTGCATCGTGGTGGCACATGCCACCGGCGGCCTGCGCGATACGGTAACGCCGCTGCACGTGAGCGGCGCCTCGGTGCGCGGCTGCGGCGTGCTGTTCGGCGACTACCACGCCGGCGCGTTTCTCGATGCGATGGCGCGCTGCACCTGGTTCTTCCGCCACGCGACGGCCAGCCAGATTCGGCGCGCGCGCAACAACGCGAGGCGCAGCATCGTCTGGTGGGATCGCGCCGCGCAGCGCTACCAGCAAGAGCTGCACGCCCTCAAGGAGACCGTTCCTTCTTCCGCTCTACAACCCTGACCCCCGCCGATGCCAGGTGCAGCCGGAACAGGAATTGCACGCCAACCCCCAACGCCAACCCCAACGCCATGCAGTTTGGCGCAGCCAAACTGCGGTTGTTGGCCGCCAGGCCAACGCCATGGCCGTCACGCCAACCCCAACGCCATGCAGTTTGGCGCAGCCAAACTGCGGTTGTTGGCCGAAGGCCAACGCCATGGACAAAGCAGCAGGCTTCCTGGCACTAATACGCATCGCTCCGGCTTCATGCCCGGATCGCACCAACGCCCATGTCACAGCGACTGACTTTTACCGTCAAACCCAACCTTCCACCCCGGCTTTCGCCGCTGGCCACGCTGGCCGAGGACTTCTGGATCAGTTGGCATTTCGACGCCATCCGGCTGTTCATGCGGTTCGGCAACGAACTGTGGACCGGAACCAACCAGACGCCGGTGCGGCTACTCACCGAGGCGCCCCAGGAGCAGCTCGACGAACTCGAGCGGGATGAGTCGTTCCTGGCCCACATGGACCGCGTGTACGCCAGCTATCGCGCCTACCGCGACGCGGCGCCGTGGTACCGTGGCGCCCGCGATGCCGTGGTCGCCTACTTCTCGATGGAGTTCGGCCTCGACGTCACCCTGCCGATCTACTCAGGCGGGCTCGGCGTGCTGTCCGGCGATCACCTGAAGAGCTGCTCGGATCTCGGGCTGCCGGTGGTGGGAGTGGGACTGTTGTATCGCACCGGCTATTTTCGCCAACACGTCACCATGGAGGGACAGCAGAAGGAGTCGTATCCGCCGAACGACTTCCACAATCTCCCGTTGACCCCGTGCACCTCCACCGACGGCACCCCCGTGCAGGTGGCGGTGGAGTTGGGCCACGAACGCGCCTTCGCACAGGTGTGGCGCGTCCAGGTGGGACGGGTGAGCCTCTACCTGCTGGACTCCGACATCGAGATCAATGATCCGTCGGCGCGCCGCATCACGGCGCAGTTGTACGTCGCGGACCGGCGCGAGCGCCTGCGCCAGGAACTGCTGCTCGGCGTCGGCGGCGTGCGCGCCCTGGACGCGCTCGGTGTGCCGGTCGCGGTAACCCACATGAACGAGGGGCACTCGGCGTTTCTTGGTCTGGAACGCATACGAGCGCTGATGCGCGCACACGGTCTGAGCTTCGCGGAGGCGCGGCAGGCGGTGTGGAGCACCAACGTATTCACCACCCACACGCCGGTACCGGCCGGCAACGAGAGCTTCGACAACCACCTGGTGCTCGACCAGGCGGCGCCGCTGCGCGGAGAGCTGGGGCTGAACGAGGAGGAGTTCCTGGCGCTCGGGCGCGCAGGCCACGACGAATTCGGCCTGACCCCCCTGGCCCTGCGCCTGTCCGCCTACTGCAACGGCGTCAGCCGGCTGCACGGGAGTGTGTCGCGCAGCATGTGGAGCGGCCTGTGGCCGGACGTGCCGGTGGAGGAGGTGCCGATCCGGCACATCACCAACGGCGTGCACCCGCGCAGTTGGATTTCACACGACATCCAGGATCTGCTGGAACGCTACCTGGGATCCCCCGACGAGAAGTACGGGCCGGAAGTGTCCGTCTGGGAGCAGGTGGACAATGTCGCCGACGAGGAGCTGTGGCACACCCACGAGCGCCGCCGCGAGCGCATGATCTGGTTCGCACGGCAGCGAGTCGTGGCCCAGTTGCGCCGCGAGCACGCATCCGAACGCGATCTGCAGGCGGCCGAGGTGGCGTTGCGCCCGGACGCACTCACCATCGGATTTGCGCGCCGCTTTGCCGGCTACAAGCGGGCCGGCCTGCTGTTCCGCCGGCCCGAGCGCCTGGTGCGCCTGCTCACCGACCAGGAACGCCCGGTGCAGGTCATACTGGCCGGCAAGGCGCACCCCAACGATCATCAGGGCAAAGAGATGATCCGCCATATCGTCCAGTTCGTCGCCGACCACGATCTGCGCAGCCGGCTGGTGTTTCTCGACGACTACGACATCAGCGTGGCGCGCTACCTGGTGTCCGGTTGCGACCTGTGGCTCAACACGCCGCGCCGCCCGCATGAAGCCAGCGGCACCAGCGGCATGAAGGCGGCCGTGAACGGGTCGCTGGTGCTGTCCACGCTGGACGGCTGGTGGGACGAAGCGTTCAGTCCCGACATCGGATGGGCGGTGGGCGCGGGCGAGAGCTACGCCGACGAAGAGGTGCAGGACGAGATCGAGGCCGACGCCGTGTTCAGCGAGTTGGAGCAGAATGTGATTCCGATGTTCTACGATCGCGGCATCGACGGCCTGCCGAGGGCATGGATCGGCAAGATGCGCCGCTCCATGAAGCAGGTGGGACAGCGCTTCAGTGCGCAGCGCATGGTGGCCGAGTATCACCGCATGTTCTATGCGCCCGCCCTGGCACAGGCGCGGCGCATGGCCGACGGGGGATGGCGCGACGCCATCGACCTGGCGAGATACCTGGGCAGGTTGGAGCAGCATTGGCCCGCCATTGCCGTCGAGCGGCTGGCCAGCAACAGTCCGCAGACGTTGCGGGTCGGCGACCGGCTGGAGGTGACGGCGGACGTACGCCTGGGAGGCCTCTCCGCCGCCGAGGTGCAGGTGTCGCTGTACCATGGTACACTGCGTGCCCGCAATGCTGGCGCCGATGCCATCACCGGTGGCGAGTGCGCGGCGATGGAGTTGGTGGCACAGGATGGCGAGACAGCCACCTACCGTGCGCAGGCGGTGTGCCACACCACCGGGCGGGTCGGCGCCACGGTACGGATCACGCCGACCCACCCGGCGCTGGCGCATCCGTTGGTTCCCGGTCTGTTCCGCCAGGGATAACCGACAACGGCGGCAGGCTGCCATTGCGTGATGCCTGGATCGCGACCGGTGAGCGTTTGCCCAACAGGCAGCGTGAGTGTGATCCGGGATTCGTGTAGTGACACCTTGGACAGGACGTAAGCCTATGCGATAAGTTATAGGCAACCTACAAGGCACTATTCGAATCATGCCCAGAAAGAAACAATTTGAGGTCGATGCGGCGCTGACCAAGGCGATGCGTGAATTCTGGGGCCGCGGCTATCATCCGACGTCAATGCAGGATCTGGTGGACTGCATGGGCATCGGGCGCGGCAGCATTTACGACACGTTCGGCAGCAAGCGTGGATTGTTCATGCGATCCCTCGACCGCTACATCAAGCTATATGCCTCCGTGTTCCAGGACGTGCTGGCGAAGTCGACCTCGCCGTCGGAGTCGATCCTGAACGTGTTCGAGCACGCCATCGCGGCCCTGGTGGTGGGCGGCTCCCGCGATGGTTGCTTCGTCATCAACACCGCCGCGGAGCTGGCGGCTCACGACGACGAGGTCGCCGAGGTCGTTACCGCAATGTTCCGCGATACCGAACAGGTGTTCCGGGCGCTGATCGAGCAGGGCCAGGAATTGGGCGAGATTCCACCCACCGTGGATGCGGTGCTGACGGCGCGCAGCTTGCTGAGCCTCTACATAGGACTGCGCATTCTGACGCGCAGCAACCCCGACATGTCCGTCCTGCAGGCGATCAAGAGCCAAGCCGGGGCGCTCATCTCGTAATCCCGCCCATCACAGGCATCACAGGCATCACAAGGGCACTTCGCGGCACTTCGTAGATTTTCATAAACTTTTCGTGCATTACCTGTAGCCTTGATCTGGAACGTATGGTAAACTATGCCCTGTTTCCAAGGTCACAAGTGAGGCGGACACAATGCCGAGAAAGAAGACTTTCACCATAGAATTCGCTCTTGACAAGGCTATGGAGCTGTTTTGGGAGCGCGGCTACCAGAACACGTCGATGCGCGAGATCGCCGAACACCTGGGGCTGAGCCGGAGCAGCATCTACGCCACCTTCGGCGAC encodes the following:
- a CDS encoding DUF2791 family P-loop domain-containing protein, which codes for MHVTDWLEQIERDYLATFVASGGAAVKFVVGDGMQRSAARHGLTKLAKDRGYLVLSADAAAHRFHMPQDLFFALAAQVDWRLAARRYLINLLAREGYQTGDVTPADEHALQAVAELNKIGKEFLLTALNPRLQRDVFYDANMAKDFRVAMSHLCLMERSAEQPHPGQPIIDWLTGVNTRISNVKPFSIYNPINRTTARHLLRSAFYWFSKAGYPGTVVILDSTRVTGRTRPSDGSRYYTRAMTMDFYEIMREFIDSVDLLVATMIVSCSEAAFLDQEADRQSRGVGIYPALQTRIIDDVRDKRIENPAAALCRLMG
- a CDS encoding DUF2791 family P-loop domain-containing protein; the encoded protein is MEQSVQQLPDQLDCRRAIEALRNGVPNRVAVRILGSTQPQAERQFQERLTGNGGEDAGGLLISGDFGAGKSHLLEHFENIALERGFVCSRIAVSKETPFYDLGKMFRAAADTGVLPDGRVGAMVDEIGNRLAGPRDPRYATFFRWADGASSDLHRIFPATLMVHERLPDQEMLNAIRWFWSGDKIAVGDVKRGLRQIGQQGTYQFRAPKLRDLPPQRLRFVLEMIKTSGYRGWVVLIDELELIGSYSLLQRARSYAELARWMGVADDARYPGPVVVAAITEDFVEAILEEKGDRVKVPARLRERGEARMARQAELGMQWLSSRRTRLSEVTDDGVDAAVDHIRRIYSRAYDWAAPSVSAAGGGAGYQKRMRYKVRGAITTWDLQRLCDADPDMETEEYQPTYHEDHDLEVESHEDTPS
- a CDS encoding glycogen/starch synthase — encoded protein: MPFGAEVDDAAVKVALHAAFREQRAFAFAPRAAWQGADAGERQRLAAAVRADAVASAAPDSPAARERLQRDARLMQRLAGAVRLTHELLTAHADVGSPAGAPRRVVLIRELPGAAFVFELGATAVLARVGQGPVGARVPTIYLGLRLFDLAAAEQDASGAAREALGLILRLEERAIETGYSHVETVDDRHRATLERLYRALREPALGFVAPEQELPVPRRPVRVTAARRQAFLRQLNARRAESPLDFDAAICTAAMRSLERLAQRAKRHGDAGTRREVVRLLVAAAGHDLHEVRNHANLLLERMLAPKEFDAPLARTFANVTRGATHRFSLDLPPRRGRYLVRVYRGAPHHRYPGEADIRYDEVELRPRGPGQPLTARYSFGELGHYDYCVVRVHASGRREWLKDAACSGRINVIPDLRGELALQIFPDIHGHTRTWWGDGEHPGLVYNEHGEVIRLGTFADVAAHLPHIRRRHGFSIVYLLGVQKRGSNREDWSPHATSASPFAPESLVEMEPRLGGNDGLRELVEAAHELGMKVVVDVIPHLNRRVHDVPESFSVRCFDDAGNLVPRASTDGRYGSWNDGVLLNYRRLAVWEWLAGAVRTLVERFDVDGVRCDIAHALPVVMKRNNASTLPSGPRSDEDQVEGTIVVNEREDDHLITTGFFDSACRDLVASPLHYLLMRELEQATRGCGKDFSLFLAESYWGREQYLSRVGVVPYNSALFKICERVAQGTSPVSEIYHLYDDHYRHALPPGTELMGMFGNHDERRPVNTFGRDNLRPVLTLTSFLTNLLLDYEGNAEGEAWKVFADNVYVDWNRFDSAADRSVERVFSEAYAFHRRNPGRGTLVPTDHEQVVAVIKPAPRGLWLAVCSFSADSAMVSVDLSAAEMIDDAARYVVVDPTYSPVTRGYAHYTGRELRVTPLTTSVSYRQRVKLLRIDLDAADADAGSRTEGGSAKDLLRDSFDRLLVARSREQVTASYAYRALAEAAADRERLARFLDQTLLPLYDPSSDEAVALGLKRALYHAHRDRQARSGAGPDAGLSYLHAGAPPRAGKVLVRALALLRSRPLVFVSAEAEPFSKSGGLANVTFELPRELARLGESMYVITPLYRTGERRAVGKMRDAVARFGVSYTGVNVHFRLGNEDFEVGVHRGEVEGVTYFLLDHHELFDGLYWGYRSNERIRRRLALGRAAAEVMMRFRLHPQVVATNDAAASLVSGIVRGDPYYAGSAAFADTGFVHIIHNGGWQYFDCYDRYEEGADLFGLFNLPFELAPRFTDPRNPAQFNLMAAGIRFADRVFTVSPTYARQIERDCDGLEGLLHDVVGINNGIGKDFRRGVGQRLARSGLERRHAASLKERIDADRALRDKLGRRFPELLGREGEPVRFRSQARRDEVFRMRTKLLAQIEYGLTVDPDRVLYVMIHRVSDQKGFQILLDASQGIFRDLGVQAILGGPIAPNDHRAEQLAAGMRALMEYYPGSVAARIGYQEISLPLLAADAFLMPSEFEPGGISQLEAMSCGCIVVAHATGGLRDTVTPLHVSGASVRGCGVLFGDYHAGAFLDAMARCTWFFRHATASQIRRARNNARRSIVWWDRAAQRYQQELHALKETVPSSALQP
- the glgP gene encoding alpha-glucan family phosphorylase — its product is MSQRLTFTVKPNLPPRLSPLATLAEDFWISWHFDAIRLFMRFGNELWTGTNQTPVRLLTEAPQEQLDELERDESFLAHMDRVYASYRAYRDAAPWYRGARDAVVAYFSMEFGLDVTLPIYSGGLGVLSGDHLKSCSDLGLPVVGVGLLYRTGYFRQHVTMEGQQKESYPPNDFHNLPLTPCTSTDGTPVQVAVELGHERAFAQVWRVQVGRVSLYLLDSDIEINDPSARRITAQLYVADRRERLRQELLLGVGGVRALDALGVPVAVTHMNEGHSAFLGLERIRALMRAHGLSFAEARQAVWSTNVFTTHTPVPAGNESFDNHLVLDQAAPLRGELGLNEEEFLALGRAGHDEFGLTPLALRLSAYCNGVSRLHGSVSRSMWSGLWPDVPVEEVPIRHITNGVHPRSWISHDIQDLLERYLGSPDEKYGPEVSVWEQVDNVADEELWHTHERRRERMIWFARQRVVAQLRREHASERDLQAAEVALRPDALTIGFARRFAGYKRAGLLFRRPERLVRLLTDQERPVQVILAGKAHPNDHQGKEMIRHIVQFVADHDLRSRLVFLDDYDISVARYLVSGCDLWLNTPRRPHEASGTSGMKAAVNGSLVLSTLDGWWDEAFSPDIGWAVGAGESYADEEVQDEIEADAVFSELEQNVIPMFYDRGIDGLPRAWIGKMRRSMKQVGQRFSAQRMVAEYHRMFYAPALAQARRMADGGWRDAIDLARYLGRLEQHWPAIAVERLASNSPQTLRVGDRLEVTADVRLGGLSAAEVQVSLYHGTLRARNAGADAITGGECAAMELVAQDGETATYRAQAVCHTTGRVGATVRITPTHPALAHPLVPGLFRQG
- a CDS encoding TetR/AcrR family transcriptional regulator, which gives rise to MPRKKQFEVDAALTKAMREFWGRGYHPTSMQDLVDCMGIGRGSIYDTFGSKRGLFMRSLDRYIKLYASVFQDVLAKSTSPSESILNVFEHAIAALVVGGSRDGCFVINTAAELAAHDDEVAEVVTAMFRDTEQVFRALIEQGQELGEIPPTVDAVLTARSLLSLYIGLRILTRSNPDMSVLQAIKSQAGALIS